The Actinomycetes bacterium DNA window GACGGGCGAGTGGGCGGTCTGCTCGGCGAAGATCTCCCTGAGCGAATCACCCTGACGCAGTCGATCGTTGGCCGCCTTGTCGACCGGACCGCCACCCCAGAACAGCCACACCAGCCCGGCGAGGATGATCACGATCGACATCCAGATGTTGACCCTCAGGCCGAACAACATCGTGGCCGAGTCGATGCGGAGAGCCTCGACCCATAGCCGCCCGAGCCCGTAGCCCGCGACGTACACGGCGAACCAGCGGCCCGGCTTGAGCACGTAGCGGTTGCTACCCCAGATGATGAACCCGGCAAGGCCGAGGTTCCAGAGGCCTTCGTAGAGGAATGTCGGGTGAAAGGTGGCCTGGCCGGCATAATCGGGCGTGTTGGCCTGGACGACGGCACCGTCGACCTCCAGCGCCCACGGCAGGTCGCTCGGGCGGCCGTAGAGCTCCTGGTTGAAGTAGTTGCCGAGACGGCCGATCGCCTGTGCCAGGGGCAGCGCCGGCGCCGCAGCGTCGGTCAGTCGGCGCCACGACGGAACCCGCCTGTTGGCAACGATGATGCCGACAGCGGCGCCGAGCAGCACGCCCCCAGGGATGCCGAGGCCGCCCGACCAGATCTTGAGGGCATCGAGTGGGCGGTCTGCGTAGAGCGTGTTCCAGTCGGTTATGACGTGGTAGATCCGGGCGCCGATCAGCCCTGCTGGCACCGCCCAGATGGCGACGGTGATGACGTCGTCCTCGTCGCCACCCCAGTTTGTCCAGCGGCGCTGGGTCACGAAGACCGCCACCAGCACTCCGAGGGCGATCATCAGGCCGTAGAGCCTGAAGGGCCCCAGGGAGTCCGACGGCGGCGCCGGAATCGATGCGATCAACTGGGCAGCAAGAGGAGTCACGGTTACCTCAACCGCCCTCGCCCCCTGTGGGCCGGCCGACGGTTGTAGTGGTGATATTGCCAGCTTCGCCGGGCAGGTCCTGACCAGAATCGGATTCACCCTCCAGACCCTGGACTTCCTGGTCGCCTGGCAGGTCGAATCCGAACCACGTGAACGCGGTGTCGGGCAGGCACACGTCGGTGTACTCGAGCAGCGACTGGGCGAGAGCACCTTCCTCATCCAGCGGATCGGTTGCGGAGCCCAGCATCAAGTTGTCGATCACCTGGGGGGCCATGCCCATCTCGTCGAGCCCGCGCGCCATGCACAGGGCTTCGTCAGGGGTCATGTGGCCGCCGCCCATGAACAGCGACGCGAGCATCTCGGTGGAGTTGATGCAGCTCATGAACAGCGACGACACCGACGACCGCTCCTCGGGGGTGAGTGCAACGTCGTTGAGGCCTGCGCCGGTGCGTCCGGGTTCGTAGCCGACGTCCGAGAGGCGTTTGCCGTGGTTGGCAACGATCTTCTCGGCTGCGCAACGGGCCTCGCTCGTGGGCGGCACCCACAGGTCGAGATCCACATCTGCGTTGGTGAAATCGTAGACAAGGCCCTCGATCAGAAGCTCCGGAGGCACCTCGCCGGTTTCGGGGAACACCGGCGGTCCGGCGAGGGCGGCCTCGCCCGAGGCCTCGCCGAAGTTGTCGCGGTTCTGGGGGATGCACGCGGAGGCACCCAACGCTGCAACGGCAGCGAGGGCGACCAGTACAGGCACACGAACTCCAAACACTCACTCAAAGGTACCGTCGCACCGCCGGCTGCCCGAATCAGTTGCCGGGGTGGTCTCTCAGCACCCGTTCCCAGGCATCAGGGGCCATCGTCAGCGCGTTGTCAGCCACCTTGTGGCCACTGCGATCGACCAGTGCCTCGTCACCGGCTACCGGATCGGCGGCCTTGGCGCCACCGGTGACACGCAACACCACGAGGCCACGCCCGAGGGTGCGGCGTTGCACCGCGGCGGCGCGCTCGTCGGCACAGACGACCGTGTCCGCCCAGCGCTGCTCGCGGCGGAGCTGCGTGACCGCCGCCAGCGAACCGGTCGCCGGCGCCAGGGTCGGAACCACGGCATCAAGACCCCCGGTTCGGCCGGGGCCGAGCGCGACGGTGCGGACCTCGACGCCGAGTCGACTCAACCCGTCGTGCAGGTCGAGCATGTAGAGGCCCCGGTCGTCTCGGTCGGTGTGCGAAAGGACGAACAGGACTCGCAAGTCAGCTCAGGCGGGCCTCGACCTCGCCCAGTGCGTCGTCTTCCTCGACGTCGAGGGCAAAGCTGAGCTCGGACACGAGAACGGACCGGGCCTTGACGAACATCGACTTCTCACCGGCCGAAAGGCCCTTGGCCTGGTCGCGCAGCGACAGGTTCCGTACGACTTCAGCGACCTGGTACACGTCGCCCGACTTCAGCTTCTCCTGGTGGTTCTTGAAGCGACGGCTCCAGTTGGCGGGCTCGCGGATGTCCCGCTTGGCCAGCAACTCGAAGAGGTCCTCGACCTCGTCCTTGCCGATGGGTGGACGCATGCCCACGTCGTCGGCCTTGGACACGGGCACCGAGAGGGTCAGCTCTCCGTGGGCCATCTCGAGCACCAGGTACTCGTCCTTCTCACCGTTGACGACGCGCTTCTCGCGCCTCACGATGATTGCCGCCCCATGGTGGGGATAAACAACTCGGTCATTGACCTTGTAGTCCACCGCGATTCCTCACATCCCTCGAGTCCACCGAAGTCGCCAGAACCGCATGTTGCCGTCCCGCCGACCGATCCACGATAGCAGACCACGCGCCGGAGCCGGAAAGCCCCTCAGAGTGTTTGTTCTGCCGGCTGCACCAGCTCCATGACCAGGCCCTCGGGGCTGCGGCCGTACACCATGCGCCGGCCACTCGAATCCGTGACGGGTTCGGCCCAGAACGTCATGCCGGCGCCGCCCAGACGCTGCACTTCCTCGCCCAAATCATCCACCTCGAAGGCCATGTGGGTGTAGCCGAGCCGGTGGACGGGCTCGGGAACCCTGCCGGGATCCGGCGTGGAGAACTCGAACAGCTCGAGGCCTGTCCCGTGGCCGTCCATGAGCGCCGCCCGGGCGGCCGACTCGGGCAACCCGATGAGTTTGTTGACCGCCTCGATGCCTTCCGGCCACTCCCAGCGGCGCGTTTCGGTGAAGCCCAGCAGGCTCCAGAAAGCCACCGACGCATCGAGGTCGGCAGTCGAGATGGCCGTGTGCATGACCCGCCGGATACCCATCGGGCAAGTATGCAGCCTGCATGGGGCCCGGTCAGGCACTATGGCTGCCATGCAGGCCGCCGTGCTCCGTCACCCGGGCCCTGACCTCCGCTCAGCGATGGGTGCAGCCGAGGTTTCCCGGCCCGAACCCGCCCGGGGCGAACTGCTGATCGACGTGGAGGCCTGCGGCGTGTGCCGCACCGACCTGCAGCTGTGCAGCGGCGACCTGGGGGCGCACGCACTGCCAGTTGTGCCCGGCCACCAGATCGTGGGCCGGGTCGCAGCGCAGGGTGAGCCGGCCGGGGACGAGCCGATGGCCCCGGTCGGCACGCGCGTGGGGGTGACCTGGCTGGCCGGCGCCTGCGGCGACTGCAGGTTCTGCATGACGGGCCGCGAGAACCTGTGTCTGAGCGCGACGTTCACTGGCTGGGACCGGGACGGCGGCTATGCGGAGTACGTGTGCGCGGATGCGGCATTCGTGCATCCGCTGCCCGAGCGAGCGGGCGCGACCGAGATCGCTCCCCTGCTCTGTGCCGGGGTCATCGGTTACCGCTCACTTCGGGTCGCCGGCCTCGGCCCCGGCAGCGCACCCGGAAGGCTCGGGCTGTTCGGCTTCGGTGCTTCGGCCTCGATCGTGATCCAGGTCGCGAAGCACTGGGGCCTCGAGGTCTACGTGTGCACCCGTTCGCCCGCCGAGCAGTCCGTGGCCATGGAGCTGGGAGCTGTGTGGGCGGGCGGTTTCGATGAGACCCCGCCGGTGGCGCTGGATGCGGCAATCACCACCGCGCCGGTCGGCCGGTCGATCTCCAACGCCGTTCGGGCGCTCGATCGCGGCGGGATCGTGGCGGTCAATGCGATCCACCTCGATGAGGTGCCGCGGATGGACTACGACGACCTCTGGTGGGAGCGCCAGATCCGAAGTGTCGCCAACGTGACACGCCGGGACTCGAGGGAGTTCCTCGAGCTGGCGACGTCGATTCCCGTCACGACGATCCGTGTCGAACGCCCTCTCGCGGAGGCGGTCGACGCACTCGAGGACCTTGCGGCTGGAAAGGTCGACGGCTCCGTGGTGCTCACACCCTGAGACGGGCGCGCAGGGTCCGCCGTACAGAACCCCAGCCCTGCCATATTCGAGATGGTGCACTGGCCGGAGCAAGCGATCGACGGGCTCGCCCAATCGGTGGTCAGCCACGCCCTCGACCGGCTCTCGGACCCGGACCCCGAACTGGGGATCTCCGTGGATGCCACCGACATCGCCGACATGGCGGGCAACTCGATCAGTCCGGAGGGGATCGGCGGCGACGAGGCATTCCGTCTGTTCGCAGAAGTGATCGAACCGTCCTGTCTGGCTGTGGACCATCCGCGGTTCTTCTCGTTCATCCCTGCGGCCCCTACCCGGTCTTCGCTGCTGGCCGACCTGCTGTTGAGCTCCACACGGATCTACGGCGGATCGTGGATGGAGGGCGCAGGAGCCGTGTACGTGGAGAACCAGGTACTGCGCTGGATAGCGGACCTCTGTGGGCTGCCCGAAGCGGCAGGCGGCGTGTTCGTGCCGGGAGGCACCAATGGAAACCTGAGTTCGATGATTGCCGCGCGCTACGCATGGCGACAGCGCGGGGCCGGCCGCCACGACGCCGTGCGCGGAGTGATCATCTCGAGCGACTCTGTGCATGCCTCGGTCCCACAGGCAGCGCGGGCCATGGACTGCGAGATGGTCTGTGTGCCCGGGGACGACGCGGGAAGGCTGTGCCGCGAGACCCTGCAGCGTGTGCTGCGAGCGCTCGGCAACGACCGCGATCGGGTCTTCGCCGTGGTGGCCACGGCGGGTACCACCAACGCGGGTGTGATCGATGACCTCGATGCGGCGGCGGACGCAGCCGACGATCTCGGGTGCTGGCTGCACGTCGACGGTGCCTACGGACTCGCTGCGGTCTGCTCCGAGCAGTCACGCGGCCTGTTCGCGGGCGTGGAGCGCGCCGACAGCCTCATCGTGGATCCGCACAAGTGGCTGTTCGGCCCGTTCGACAGCTGTGCGTTGCTCTACCGCGACCCTGCGATCGCACGTGCGGCGCACACCCAGCGCGCCGACTACCTCGAGGTGCTCCAGTCCACCGACGACCAAGGCACCCCGGGATGGAACCCGAGCGACTATGCCCACCACCTGTCGCGGCGCCCCCGTGGCCTGCCGCTGTGGTTCAGCCTCGCCTCGCACGGCACCACTGCATACGCCGAGGCGATCGAGACGACGCTGGCCGTGGCCCGCGAGGGTGCCGAGCTGATCCGTTCGGCAAGCCACCTGGAACTGTTGCTGGAGCCCGACCTGACAGTGCTGGTCTTCCGCCGCAGGGGCTGGACACATGCCAACTACGTGTCGTGGGCCCGCGAGGTCATGGAGGAAGGCACTGCCGTCGTGCTGCCGACCCAGTGGAAGGGCGAGACAGCGCTACGCATGTGCATCGTCAATCCCGACACCACGATCGGCGACATCAAGGTGGTGGTGGACCGCCTGCTCTGAGCCGGGGGCGTGGTGGTTCAGGAGCAGCCGCTGGTGGTGCCGCACTCTCTGCACACGTAGCAGGAGCCCGCGCGCGACATCGCCACGCCACACGACATGCACATCGGGGCATCGCTCTGCGCCCTGTTGCGTTTGGGCGTGGGCGTGGGCGGGTCCGCCGGCAGGTCGTGGCCCTGCACGTTCTCGACGCCCGCCGTGTCAGTTCCCGGGAGCGTGGGTTGGGTGCGCTCCGAGGTGCCCAGCACTCCCATCGCCTCGCGGGTCTCATAGGGCAGGTAGTCGAGCGCGAGGCGGCGGAACAGGTAGTCGATGAGGCTGTTGGCGATCCGCACATCGGGATCGTCGGTCATCCCTGCGGGCTCGAAACGCATCCCGACGAACGCCCCCACGAAGGACTCGAGCGGCACTCCGTACTGCAGGCCGTGGCTCACGGATATGGCAAAGGCATCCATGATTCCGGCGAGTGTGGATCCCTGCTTCGACACGTTGATGAACAACTCGCCGGGTCGGCCGTCGTCGTACTCCCCCACCGTCACGAAGCCCTTGCAGTCGGCGACGCGGAACTCCATCGTGCGCGATGACCGCGCCCGCGGAAGCCGCTCGCGCACCGGCTGGGCGTGCGGTGAGGCATCGGTGACCGCCGAGGCCTGATCGGCAGGCGATTCGGTAGCGGCACGCCCGAGGTTGAGCGGCTGGGAGACCTTGCAGTTGTCGCGGTACAGCGCAACGCACTTGAGCCCGGAACGCCAGGCTTCAACAAGCAGGTCCTCGATCTCTTCGGCCGTGGTGGCCTCGGGGAGGTTGACGGTCTTCGACATCGCCCCGGAGAAGAACGGCTGGATTGCCGCCATCATCCGCAAGTGCCCGCCATGGCTGATCACGGCACCCGACTCGATGTCGTCGCCGAAGGCACAGGCGAAGACGGGCAGGTGTGCGGGGTCCAGGTCGGGCGCGCCGAGCATCGTGTGCTCCCGGGCCACGAAGGCCTCGATCGCGGTGACAGCCTGCTCGCCATAGCCAAGGCGCCGCAGAGCCCTCGGCACAGTGCCGTTGACGGATTCGATCGTGCCCCCGCCGACCAGCTTCTTGTGCTTCACCAGCGCCAACTCGGGCTCTATGCCGGTGGTATCCGCATCCATCATGAACGAGATGGTGCCGGTGGGTGCCGCCACGGAGAGCTCCGCGTTTCGTGCGCCACTGACCTTGATCGACTCGTTGGCCTGTTCCCACAGAGCCACCAACCACTGATTGAGGTCGGGCTGGCCCTCGACCGCATCGACCTTGCGCGCTGCCTCGAGGTGCATGCCGTAGACCCCCCGCCAGGCCGGGGAATCATCGTGGTACAGCGGAGCCGGCGCGATGGATGCTGCCAGTTCGGTGGACCGCACGGCCGCGGCACCCGTGAGGATTCCGGTCACCGTGGCAGCCCAGGCCCGGCCGTCCTCGGAGTCATAGGCGAGGCCCAGCGCCACCAGCGATGCGCCCAGGCTCGTCTAGCCGATCCCCCCGCCGCGGGCGCGTCGGGCCTGCTCGGTGATCGCCGGCGTCGGGTACTCCGAAGCGCCGACGAGGATGTCCTGCGCGGTGACAATGATGCGAACGGTGTGGACGAATCCCTCGACGTCGAAGGCGCCATCGTCGTCGATGAACTTCAGGAGGTTGATCGATGCGAGGTTGCACGCGCTGTTGGCCAGACGCAGGTGTTCCGAGCAGGGGTTGCTGGCATCGATCGAACCCGCCGACGGGGTGGTGTTCCAGCGGTTGATCGTGGTGTCGAACTGCACTCCGGGGTCAGCACACTCCCATGCCGCCCCGGCGATCTGGGACAGGATCGAACGCGCCGGCACCCGGTCGACCACAGATGAGTCGGTGCGCGCGGTCAGTTCCCACTCGCCGTCGGCAAGCACAGCCTCCATGAACTCGTCGGTGAGGCGCACCGAGTTGTTGGCGTTCTGGTATTGCACCGAATAGGCGTCAGCGCCGTCGAGGTCCATGTCGAAGCCGGCATCGGCGAGGACCCGCGCCTTGCGTTCCTCGACCGCCTTGCACCAGATGAACTCCTCGATGTCGGGGTGGTCGGCATCGAGGATCACCATCTTGGCCGCCCGCCTGGTGGTCCCTCCCGACTTGATGGTGCCGGCGGAAGCATCGGCGCCGCGCATGAAGCTGACGGGCCCCGAGGGAACGCCACCGGAGGCGAGTCGCTCGCGCGACGACCGGATCCGCGAGAGGTTGGCTCCCGCGCCCGAGCCGCCCTTGAAGATCAGTCCTTCCTCGGCGTACCAGTTGAGGATCGAGGGGAGGTCGTCGTCCACATCGAGGATGAAGCAGGCGGCGGCCTGCTGGCGTGCTCCAGGCACACCGATGTTGAACCAGACCGGGGAGTTGAATGAGGCGAACTGGTTGACCAGCAGGTACCTGAGTTCGTCCGCGAACACATCGACATCGGCCTCGGTGAGGCTGTCGGCCTCGAGGCCCCAGGCTGCGATTGCGCCCACGACACGGTCGATGACCTGACGCAGGGAGGACTCGCGCTGGGAGTCGGGGCCCCGGAAGTACTTCTGGGCGACGATGTTGGATGCGGTCACCGACCACGACGCCGGAAACTCGACGCCGAGCTGTTCGAAGGCGACCGAGTCGTCACGGTGATCCACGATGCGGGCATCGCGGAGCTCCCACACGACATCGTCGTATGGCGACCGGCCTTCGGAGGTGAACCTCCGGGTGAGGTCGGTCGCGCTGGCATGTCCGGTTGCACTCACCGTCGGGCACTCCTTTTCGCCGCGCCAGGTGGGCGCATCTCGTAACAACAACAGCGGACGCGGGCAACCGGGTGGGAGCCGACCGTTCGGGCGGCGGGAAGCCCGGTCGGAGGCCCAACCCCCAGGAGGGACGAGCAAGCAGTCGCGTCGCTCGCTCCAACCACCATTCCGGTCACCCGCGTCGCGCCGTTGCACGATGACGCTACGGGAGCAGACCTGTGGGCTGAAAGGGGAACAGTGTGTGGATTTCTGTGGATACCGGCCCGCGACGGACTACCAAAGCGACTCGTCCGACCACTGGGCGTGCGAATCCCGCCGATCAGTACGGTGTACTTGACACTCTCAGTCACAACAGCAAGGAACATCGCATCATTTCGGCATGTTCCACCGTCCACACGCTCGGGAGAACCCTGTGGACAAGAAATTCTCCGGTACCGTGGCCGAAATGCAGCAGCTGCAGCCTTCCGGCGAGTCATTCGAAACGCCCGCTTCCATGCTCGAGATGCTCGATTCCGACCGGCCGGAGCCACCGGAGGGCAGGCCATCGGTGAGCACCAACATGGTCATGAGCCTCGACGGCGCCTACAGCCTGGACGGCACCTCGGGTGGACTCAGTTCCCCCACGGACCACGCGCTCTTCATCGCCCAGCGCTCTCTGGCGGACTACATCATCGTGGGAGCATCCACGGTTCGCGCCGAGATGTACCGCCGCCCGAGCGTGACCGACGAGGCGGCTCGCATACGGGCCCTGCGTGGCCAGGATCCCGTTCCGCGGATCGTGATCACCTCGCGCAGCCTCGAGCTGCCCGACGACGTACCGCTGTTGCACGGTGACCCGCCGGCGCCGATCATGGCGCACCCGGCCAGTTCTGATCCGGACAACGCCCCGCAGGGTGTGGAACTGCTCACCGCGGGCGAATCCGGCGTGGACTTCGAGCTCCTGTTGGAGATGCTCGGCCAGCGGGGGGCTCGCCACGTTGTGTGCGAGGGCGGCCCCGGCGTGCTCGGCCAACTGGCCGGCGCCGACCTGATCGACGAGTACCTGCTCACACTGTCGCCCCACCTGGTGGGCGGCGACCGGGTCGGCCTGCTGTCTCATGCCCAGGGCCCCGAGAGCCCGTACGAACTGCACAGGACCATGCGAGACGGCGACTACCTGATGCTCAGCTACCGCCGGGCGGCCGGCACCTGAATCAACCTGCTTCGCCTCGCCGTTCGTCGAGCAGGCGCAGCTCTGCTTCGAAGTCCTCGGGGCCCTCGAAAGACTTGTAGACCGACGCGAAACGCACTGCTGCAACGCTGTCGAGGGGCCGCAGGCCCTCGAGCAGGAGCGCTCCGATGCGAGCCGACTCCACCTCGCCGCCGAGCAGACGGATGTTGTCCTCGACCTGGGAGACCAGCTCGGCGATTGCTTCCGAGTCGACCGGTCGACCCTTGCATGCTGCGCGAACCCCGAGTTCCAGCTTGGAACGCTCGAGCGGCTCCCTGCGGCCATCGCGCTTGACGACCAGCAGCGGCGCCTCCTCGACGCGCTCGAACGTGGTGAAGCGGGAGCCACACACCTCACACATCCGGCGCCTGCGGATCGCTGCGCCCTCGTCGGCAGAACGCGAGTCGACAACACGGTTGTCGACGGAACCACACGATGGACACTGCACGGCGGGAACGCTACCCCGCCCGCGCACCTCACGATTGCAGCAGAGGCAGCGCGACCACGTCACCGAGGTCGACGTCGGTGATGCCGCCGTTGAGGGCGGAGACCCTCTCGATCGCCTCTTGGGCCGGCATGGCGGGGGCCCACTGGCTGGCGATCGACCAGAGAGTGTCGCCCGGGCCGACCACATGGTGCTCACCCGAGGCGACCGGGAGCTCCGTTGTAGCGTCGACACCCCCGATAGCCTGGATTCCAACGCCGGCCAGCAGGGTCAAGATTGCGGCGGCCAGCACGGCCCTTGGCTGGATCTGGTGCCTGATAGAGCTGCGCCCCGCCCGCCGTGGGGCCGACTGCAGGCGACGGGGCCTGCTGCCGGTGCCCCTGGCGGGGGTGTCGTGTGTCGGGATCTCGATGATTGCTGCCATGTGGACCATTCTCCGCGAGGGGTGTGACATCGAATCCGGGGCCACGGGACCTGGGCCGGGCGACCGGAGCGAACAGTCGTTCGACACGAAGCCTGCCCGAACGTCCGTTCGAGGTCAAGCATTCTTTCGAACAGATGTTCCGCCACTTCCGGCCCGCGAAGTGGTATGTTCGCAAACACCTGTTCGATGCCCCACCCGCACCGGCTGCTCCAACCCTTTTCGCCGGCCACCGAACACCGACCCGGGAGGACGAATGTCTCCGAATGCAAGCTCCGATGGCAACGAGCCCGTCGACCGCACCCTCACCCAACGCCAGCGCGACGTACTCAACTGCATAGATGAAACGATCCGCGAGCGGGGCTACCCGCCATCGGTGCGCGAGATCGGCGAGGCAGTGGGCCTTGCCTCACCTTCCACGGTGCACAGCCACCTGCACACGCTGCAGCGCCTCGGCTACCTGCGACGCGACCCGACCAAGCCCCGAGCGATCGAGGTCACCGCCGACCCCGACAGCGGTGCCACGGCCGAACGCCGCCCCACCCGCCACGTCCCACTCGTCGGTGACGTCGCTGCGGGTACCGGTGTTCTGGCCCAGGAACAGGTCGAGGAACTGGTGCCGCTACCTGCCGACCTCACCGGCGATGGCGAGCTGTTCATGCTGCGTGTGCGCGGAGACTCCATGATCGACGCCGGCATCCTCGACGGCGACTTCGTGGTAGCCAGGGTTCAGGACGTCGTTCGCACCGGTGACGTGGTCGTCGCCGGCATCCCGGGCGAGGAAGCCACGGTGAAGACCTACCGCAAGGACGGTCGCGATGTGATTCTCGAACCGGCAAACGCACAGCTCGAGCCGATGCACTTCGCTTCGGGCGATGTCGAGGTGTTCGGCAAGGTCGTCACGGTCTTGCGCAAGCTCTGAGCGCCGGCGTTCACCGGCCCG harbors:
- a CDS encoding prolipoprotein diacylglyceryl transferase produces the protein MTPLAAQLIASIPAPPSDSLGPFRLYGLMIALGVLVAVFVTQRRWTNWGGDEDDVITVAIWAVPAGLIGARIYHVITDWNTLYADRPLDALKIWSGGLGIPGGVLLGAAVGIIVANRRVPSWRRLTDAAAPALPLAQAIGRLGNYFNQELYGRPSDLPWALEVDGAVVQANTPDYAGQATFHPTFLYEGLWNLGLAGFIIWGSNRYVLKPGRWFAVYVAGYGLGRLWVEALRIDSATMLFGLRVNIWMSIVIILAGLVWLFWGGGPVDKAANDRLRQGDSLREIFAEQTAHSPVAEPQSDGDAESDGDAGSDGDAGSDGDAGSDGDAG
- a CDS encoding CarD family transcriptional regulator, which gives rise to MDYKVNDRVVYPHHGAAIIVRREKRVVNGEKDEYLVLEMAHGELTLSVPVSKADDVGMRPPIGKDEVEDLFELLAKRDIREPANWSRRFKNHQEKLKSGDVYQVAEVVRNLSLRDQAKGLSAGEKSMFVKARSVLVSELSFALDVEEDDALGEVEARLS
- a CDS encoding zinc-dependent alcohol dehydrogenase family protein → MQAAVLRHPGPDLRSAMGAAEVSRPEPARGELLIDVEACGVCRTDLQLCSGDLGAHALPVVPGHQIVGRVAAQGEPAGDEPMAPVGTRVGVTWLAGACGDCRFCMTGRENLCLSATFTGWDRDGGYAEYVCADAAFVHPLPERAGATEIAPLLCAGVIGYRSLRVAGLGPGSAPGRLGLFGFGASASIVIQVAKHWGLEVYVCTRSPAEQSVAMELGAVWAGGFDETPPVALDAAITTAPVGRSISNAVRALDRGGIVAVNAIHLDEVPRMDYDDLWWERQIRSVANVTRRDSREFLELATSIPVTTIRVERPLAEAVDALEDLAAGKVDGSVVLTP
- a CDS encoding aspartate aminotransferase family protein → MVHWPEQAIDGLAQSVVSHALDRLSDPDPELGISVDATDIADMAGNSISPEGIGGDEAFRLFAEVIEPSCLAVDHPRFFSFIPAAPTRSSLLADLLLSSTRIYGGSWMEGAGAVYVENQVLRWIADLCGLPEAAGGVFVPGGTNGNLSSMIAARYAWRQRGAGRHDAVRGVIISSDSVHASVPQAARAMDCEMVCVPGDDAGRLCRETLQRVLRALGNDRDRVFAVVATAGTTNAGVIDDLDAAADAADDLGCWLHVDGAYGLAAVCSEQSRGLFAGVERADSLIVDPHKWLFGPFDSCALLYRDPAIARAAHTQRADYLEVLQSTDDQGTPGWNPSDYAHHLSRRPRGLPLWFSLASHGTTAYAEAIETTLAVAREGAELIRSASHLELLLEPDLTVLVFRRRGWTHANYVSWAREVMEEGTAVVLPTQWKGETALRMCIVNPDTTIGDIKVVVDRLL
- the nrdR gene encoding transcriptional repressor NrdR — protein: MQCPSCGSVDNRVVDSRSADEGAAIRRRRMCEVCGSRFTTFERVEEAPLLVVKRDGRREPLERSKLELGVRAACKGRPVDSEAIAELVSQVEDNIRLLGGEVESARIGALLLEGLRPLDSVAAVRFASVYKSFEGPEDFEAELRLLDERRGEAG
- the lexA gene encoding transcriptional repressor LexA; the encoded protein is MSPNASSDGNEPVDRTLTQRQRDVLNCIDETIRERGYPPSVREIGEAVGLASPSTVHSHLHTLQRLGYLRRDPTKPRAIEVTADPDSGATAERRPTRHVPLVGDVAAGTGVLAQEQVEELVPLPADLTGDGELFMLRVRGDSMIDAGILDGDFVVARVQDVVRTGDVVVAGIPGEEATVKTYRKDGRDVILEPANAQLEPMHFASGDVEVFGKVVTVLRKL